Proteins from a genomic interval of Staphylococcus debuckii:
- a CDS encoding YktB family protein — protein sequence MSKFTFTQQNFKVFEVPGLEGRMAAIESEIQPKLAALGDYFTDFLNTHTPDEFYAHIAKHARRTVNPPKDTWVAFSTNKRGYKMLPHFQIGLYENQVFVMFGVMHEAKNKNHYIEVFDKHFDEIENLPEDYRICTDHVKMEKPLIKDLTTDELHEALHRAHQLKKGEFFIARTLSPKAPELKTDKAFKSYLEDTFEQLLKFYS from the coding sequence ATGTCTAAATTCACTTTCACTCAACAAAACTTTAAAGTCTTTGAAGTTCCAGGTTTAGAAGGACGTATGGCTGCCATTGAATCAGAAATTCAACCTAAACTCGCAGCTCTTGGTGATTACTTCACTGATTTCTTGAATACCCACACGCCTGATGAGTTCTATGCACATATTGCAAAACATGCTCGTCGTACAGTTAATCCGCCTAAAGATACATGGGTGGCCTTTTCAACTAATAAACGCGGTTATAAAATGCTGCCTCACTTCCAAATCGGTCTCTACGAAAATCAAGTCTTTGTCATGTTCGGTGTCATGCATGAGGCTAAAAATAAAAATCACTACATTGAAGTCTTTGACAAGCACTTTGATGAGATTGAAAACTTGCCAGAGGATTACCGGATTTGTACGGACCACGTTAAAATGGAAAAACCACTTATTAAAGACCTGACAACTGATGAGTTGCATGAAGCACTACATCGTGCCCATCAATTGAAAAAAGGCGAATTTTTCATTGCACGTACATTATCTCCTAAAGCACCTGAACTTAAAACTGATAAAGCCTTTAAAAGTTATTTAGAAGATACTTTTGAGCAATTACTTAAGTTTTACTCATAA
- a CDS encoding inositol monophosphatase family protein, with amino-acid sequence MAVYDYAKGLVIEAGNNIRKMMQEEIDIETKSNPNDLVTNVDKATEDFIYNNIMENYPDAQVIGEEGHGKPMSELKPEGVVWVIDPIDGTLNFVHQQENFAISIGIYNDGKPYAGFVYDVMNDKLYHAKAGEGAFVNEHPLKPIAGSELKKSLIGINPNWLTKPQIGVIFKKVVDDARSARAYGSAALEIVNVARGKLAAYMTPRLQPWDFAGGLIILNEVGGVGSDLLGKPLELTQPHSVLVGNQAVHEEILNKHMLSEKETLEALHARYKQ; translated from the coding sequence ATGGCAGTATATGATTACGCAAAAGGGCTCGTGATTGAAGCGGGCAATAATATACGAAAAATGATGCAAGAAGAAATAGATATTGAAACAAAATCTAATCCGAATGATTTAGTAACCAATGTTGATAAAGCCACGGAGGATTTTATCTACAATAATATTATGGAGAATTATCCAGATGCGCAGGTGATAGGGGAAGAAGGGCATGGTAAGCCAATGTCTGAATTGAAGCCTGAGGGCGTTGTATGGGTCATTGATCCGATTGATGGTACATTGAACTTTGTGCATCAGCAAGAAAACTTTGCCATTTCCATCGGCATTTATAACGACGGCAAACCTTATGCAGGATTTGTCTATGACGTGATGAACGATAAATTGTATCATGCAAAAGCCGGCGAGGGTGCATTTGTGAATGAACACCCATTGAAACCGATTGCAGGCAGTGAATTGAAGAAAAGTTTAATTGGAATTAATCCAAACTGGTTAACAAAGCCACAAATAGGTGTTATATTCAAAAAGGTAGTAGATGATGCGAGAAGCGCACGTGCTTACGGTTCAGCAGCTTTAGAAATCGTGAATGTCGCGCGAGGCAAACTCGCTGCATATATGACACCAAGATTACAGCCTTGGGACTTTGCAGGCGGTTTGATTATTTTAAATGAAGTAGGCGGCGTCGGTTCAGATTTATTAGGCAAACCTTTGGAACTGACACAACCTCACTCCGTTTTAGTAGGCAACCAAGCAGTGCATGAAGAAATTCTGAATAAACATATGCTTTCTGAAAAAGAAACACTAGAAGCACTGCACGCAAGATACAAACAATAA
- a CDS encoding DUF5325 family protein, which yields MQKKKSHAIFWVYTVLAVLFLLLFSFSIGAKSLPFAIITFVIMVGIFGAGFATKKKYRENGWL from the coding sequence ATGCAGAAAAAAAAATCACATGCGATTTTTTGGGTATACACAGTTCTAGCAGTTCTGTTCCTTTTACTGTTCAGTTTCAGTATCGGAGCTAAGAGCTTACCATTCGCGATTATTACATTTGTAATCATGGTTGGTATCTTCGGCGCAGGATTTGCTACGAAAAAGAAATACCGAGAAAATGGCTGGCTATAA
- a CDS encoding Nramp family divalent metal transporter yields MSKKQVKYDTDSLNEVNNSVSFNSSSSIKQKFLSFLGPGLLVAVGYMDPGNWITSMQGGAKYGYILLFIILVSSLSAMLLQSMTVRLGIASGYDLAQVTKHYLNKPLGYVFWIIAELAIIATDVAEVIGSAIALDLLFGIPLIVGAIITVLDVFILLFIMKFGFRKIEAIVGTLIFTVLAIFIFEVYIASPDVTRILNGFVPSSKIITEHGALYIALGIVGATIMPHNLYLHSSIVQSRTYDRKDEDSKAQAIKFATIDSNIQLSIAFVINCLLLILGAALFYGGNSESLGGFYDLYHALKTQPLLGASLGGLMSTLFAVALLASGQNSTITGTLAGQIVMEGFINLKIPNWLNRLITRGIAIIPVIVCLIIFNGNEAMMEQLLVFSQVFLSIALPFSLIPLQLATNNSDLMGRFKNKLWINIVSWILIGVLSILNIHLIIQTFQEL; encoded by the coding sequence TTGAGTAAAAAGCAGGTCAAATATGACACTGACAGTTTAAATGAAGTCAATAATTCTGTCAGCTTTAACTCCAGCAGCAGTATCAAGCAGAAATTCTTGTCTTTCCTAGGACCTGGATTGCTGGTCGCTGTTGGCTATATGGATCCAGGTAACTGGATTACATCTATGCAAGGCGGTGCGAAATATGGATATATCCTATTGTTTATTATCCTTGTCTCCAGTTTGTCTGCCATGCTCTTACAAAGTATGACTGTCAGATTAGGAATCGCATCTGGCTACGATTTAGCACAAGTTACGAAACATTATTTGAATAAACCTTTAGGCTATGTATTCTGGATTATAGCTGAACTCGCAATTATCGCAACCGATGTTGCCGAAGTGATCGGGAGCGCGATTGCACTTGACCTATTATTCGGAATTCCTTTAATCGTCGGTGCTATCATTACCGTCTTAGATGTGTTTATCTTGTTGTTCATTATGAAGTTCGGTTTCAGAAAGATTGAAGCGATTGTTGGGACATTAATATTTACAGTCTTAGCTATCTTTATTTTTGAAGTCTATATTGCTTCTCCGGATGTAACGCGTATCCTAAACGGCTTTGTTCCTAGCAGCAAGATTATTACGGAACACGGCGCACTATATATTGCTTTAGGTATCGTAGGCGCGACAATTATGCCTCATAACTTATACTTGCATTCTTCTATCGTGCAATCACGTACTTATGACCGTAAAGATGAAGATTCAAAAGCACAAGCTATTAAATTTGCAACAATTGACTCCAACATTCAATTGAGTATTGCATTCGTTATTAACTGTTTATTGCTGATATTAGGAGCCGCTTTATTCTATGGCGGCAATTCAGAAAGTCTTGGCGGATTCTATGACTTGTACCACGCCTTGAAGACACAACCGTTATTAGGCGCTTCATTAGGCGGTTTGATGAGTACCTTATTTGCTGTAGCTTTATTAGCATCAGGTCAAAACTCAACGATTACGGGTACCTTAGCAGGACAAATCGTGATGGAAGGCTTTATCAATTTAAAAATACCGAATTGGTTGAATCGTTTAATCACACGTGGGATTGCTATTATTCCTGTCATCGTCTGTCTCATTATCTTTAACGGTAACGAAGCGATGATGGAACAATTGCTGGTCTTCTCACAAGTATTTTTAAGTATTGCCCTGCCGTTCTCATTGATTCCTTTACAACTTGCTACCAACAACTCAGATCTAATGGGTCGTTTTAAAAACAAATTATGGATTAATATTGTCTCTTGGATTTTAATCGGAGTGCTTAGCATTTTGAACATCCATTTAATTATTCAAACTTTCCAAGAGCTTTAA